In a genomic window of candidate division WOR-3 bacterium:
- a CDS encoding TldD/PmbA family protein, with amino-acid sequence MLEQLILQLRKVARRTGLDDFELLLTLSTSIDVRIENREITIQLKRDIFSGSLRILKKSRLGFIPFTEPSPALLELGIRSALSQAQPAPFNSFAVNDGKTPSTVAFDPEVAKLLNSPAQIKDIARDMMQRAWETGRVETLEGMLHLSQETRLFTTMHSSRPVIAERTALSAFAEVNTRDFDFVAGRKLPELVQVTQLAESVARKLPVTESDPETEGLKGKTIPAILDPVFTEEMLRRLVAEHLYASTVQEGMSRYQLENQIMSPLITLSDDATMPFGESTFPVDDEGTPARRNLIVKDGILKQFLYDRTAAVRENRESTGNGRHRPVLIEEEHEAPVRCTINDILIEPGTTPLYEMIRQIEHGLLIKVLLGFHTANRTTGDFANTLYFGRIIRHGELTDLPAAGRWSVSGNALDLMRKIRLASKETKATGSAVLPWLLTELTVG; translated from the coding sequence ATGCTGGAACAGCTTATTCTGCAGCTACGGAAAGTTGCCCGGCGTACCGGCCTAGATGATTTTGAACTCCTTCTTACGCTCAGCACATCAATCGACGTCCGGATTGAAAACCGTGAGATCACCATTCAGCTGAAAAGGGACATCTTCTCCGGTTCGCTGCGGATTCTCAAAAAGAGCCGGCTCGGCTTTATCCCCTTCACCGAACCCAGTCCGGCACTGCTGGAACTGGGGATCCGCAGCGCTCTCAGTCAGGCACAACCTGCACCGTTTAACTCTTTTGCAGTAAACGACGGTAAAACTCCATCCACAGTGGCATTCGACCCCGAAGTAGCAAAACTGTTGAATTCTCCTGCCCAAATTAAGGACATAGCGCGGGACATGATGCAGCGTGCCTGGGAGACCGGAAGAGTGGAGACACTGGAAGGCATGTTGCACCTCAGTCAGGAAACTCGGCTTTTTACAACTATGCACAGTTCCCGACCCGTTATTGCCGAACGCACCGCCCTCTCTGCCTTTGCGGAAGTTAACACCCGGGATTTTGACTTTGTCGCCGGCAGAAAACTGCCCGAACTGGTGCAGGTAACCCAACTGGCGGAATCGGTTGCCCGCAAACTGCCCGTAACCGAATCTGATCCCGAAACGGAAGGACTCAAAGGAAAAACGATACCAGCGATTCTGGACCCGGTATTCACCGAGGAAATGCTCCGGCGCCTAGTGGCAGAACATCTCTATGCCTCAACCGTTCAGGAGGGAATGTCCCGGTATCAGCTTGAGAACCAGATAATGTCGCCGCTCATTACCTTAAGCGATGATGCCACCATGCCCTTCGGTGAAAGCACCTTCCCGGTTGACGATGAAGGCACGCCTGCCCGCAGAAATCTGATTGTGAAAGACGGCATTCTGAAGCAGTTTCTCTACGACCGGACCGCTGCTGTCCGGGAAAACCGGGAGTCCACCGGTAACGGCCGGCACCGTCCGGTACTGATTGAGGAGGAACATGAGGCACCGGTCCGCTGCACAATCAATGACATCCTCATCGAACCGGGAACAACTCCGCTTTATGAGATGATCCGGCAGATTGAACACGGCCTCTTGATTAAAGTGCTACTCGGGTTTCACACCGCCAACCGCACCACCGGCGACTTTGCCAACACCCTCTACTTCGGTCGGATTATCCGGCACGGTGAACTCACCGATCTGCCCGCTGCCGGACGCTGGTCGGTGAGTGGCAATGCCCTTGATCTCATGCGCAAGATCAGACTGGCAAGCAAAGAAACGAAAGCAACCGGTTCTGCGGTGCTCCCCTGGCTTCTGACTGAACTTACTGTCGGCTAA
- a CDS encoding DUF4177 domain-containing protein — translation MTKWEYKFLQIDIHMSPVLKMARWGVQVPGEKKARDTMEGVEAYVNDLGREGWELVAAVNGSDHSGIITKAVLFFRRPLPE, via the coding sequence ATGACAAAATGGGAATACAAGTTTCTGCAGATTGACATCCACATGAGCCCGGTGCTGAAGATGGCACGCTGGGGTGTCCAGGTTCCAGGCGAAAAAAAGGCACGGGATACGATGGAAGGGGTGGAGGCATATGTAAATGATCTGGGCCGGGAAGGCTGGGAGCTGGTGGCGGCGGTCAACGGTTCGGACCACAGCGGTATCATCACCAAGGCGGTCCTTTTTTTCAGACGGCCGCTGCCAGAATGA
- the rpmF gene encoding 50S ribosomal protein L32, whose product MPLPKRRHSRQRGRKRRTHWKLTPPTLVDCPHCHEPKMPHRVCPHCGYYAGKPVLTIEEKK is encoded by the coding sequence ATGCCACTACCGAAGCGAAGACATTCACGGCAGCGTGGCCGCAAGCGCCGTACTCACTGGAAACTGACGCCGCCGACGCTTGTTGATTGTCCGCACTGCCACGAACCGAAAATGCCCCATCGGGTCTGTCCGCACTGCGGCTACTATGCGGGCAAACCGGTATTAACTATTGAAGAAAAGAAGTA